Proteins from a single region of Abyssalbus ytuae:
- a CDS encoding S9 family peptidase, whose product MKENFTPLLLLVLLLNSILQSVSAQGTVKDYKRAEAVDTLFRNKVFNTPRSFHWVNEKEFWYKNNAEKGNQYILVNADSKMRQPLFDHDKLARLLSEILNREIKSPEINISELDFGENKLNLLFQNDSLKFNLNLQNYDLAITDTVAPPVKRDYWGSRRNERKGNPVQSPDQKYTAYIKNSNLFIEDRKTEEEIQLSFDGSKGFFYAANIIWSPDSKKIMAYKVRPGEDHKIYFVQSSPDDQLQPKLQSRDYLKPGDQLDFKSPQLFDVKSKKHIPVATNLFNSQFGIYRYKWLEDSSAFTFEYNQRGHQVYRVLKVDAETGKVKAIINETNPTFIDYSGKKYRHDIEGKNEIIWASERDGYNHLYLYDSNTGQVKNQITSGEWPVRQVLEVDEENRQIYFTASALDKDQDPYLEQYCRINFDGKNFTRLTSENGNHKVTFSPDHKYYIDQYSRVDMAPVTVLKKTGKKKPVMELEKADISSLEKIGWKMPEVFTAKGRDGKTDIWGIIIRPTNFDPSKNYPIIEYIYAGPHDSFVPKNFHSYYSTLNALAELGFIVVQIDGMGTSNRSKAFHDICWQNLKDAGFPDRKLWIKAAASKYQYMNAEKVGIRGTSAGGQSAAGALVFNSDFYDVAVASCGCHDNRMDKIWWNEQWMGYPVGPQYAASSNIEHACQLQGNLMLIVGEIDDNVDPASTMQFADALIKAGKDFELVVLPGESHTSGGEYGERKRRDFFVKHLLNVTPPSWDEIYK is encoded by the coding sequence ATGAAAGAAAACTTTACTCCCCTCTTACTACTTGTTTTACTTCTTAATTCCATTTTACAATCTGTTTCTGCCCAAGGAACAGTTAAAGATTATAAAAGGGCAGAAGCAGTAGATACTTTATTTAGGAATAAAGTTTTTAATACCCCAAGATCTTTTCATTGGGTAAATGAAAAAGAGTTTTGGTATAAGAATAATGCTGAAAAAGGGAATCAATACATTTTAGTGAATGCTGATAGTAAAATGCGACAACCCCTTTTTGATCATGATAAACTTGCCCGGCTTTTAAGCGAAATTCTGAATAGAGAAATCAAAAGTCCCGAAATAAATATTTCAGAATTAGACTTCGGTGAGAATAAATTGAATCTTCTATTTCAGAATGATTCACTTAAATTCAATTTAAATCTTCAAAATTATGATCTTGCTATTACTGATACTGTAGCCCCTCCTGTGAAAAGAGATTATTGGGGGAGCAGAAGAAATGAGCGTAAAGGTAATCCTGTACAATCGCCGGATCAGAAATATACAGCTTATATAAAAAACTCTAATCTTTTTATAGAAGATAGAAAGACAGAAGAAGAAATACAGCTAAGTTTTGACGGGTCTAAAGGCTTTTTTTATGCAGCAAATATCATCTGGTCACCCGACAGTAAAAAAATAATGGCGTATAAAGTAAGGCCAGGGGAAGACCATAAAATTTATTTTGTTCAATCCAGCCCGGATGATCAGTTACAACCAAAACTACAATCCAGGGACTACCTTAAACCCGGAGATCAGTTGGATTTTAAAAGCCCGCAATTGTTTGATGTAAAAAGTAAAAAACATATTCCTGTAGCTACCAATCTTTTTAATTCCCAATTTGGTATTTACAGGTATAAGTGGTTGGAAGACAGCTCGGCTTTCACATTTGAATATAATCAGCGTGGGCATCAGGTTTATCGCGTTTTAAAAGTTGATGCCGAAACTGGAAAAGTGAAAGCCATTATCAATGAAACCAATCCTACTTTTATTGATTACAGTGGTAAAAAATACCGCCACGATATAGAAGGAAAAAATGAGATTATATGGGCTTCCGAAAGGGATGGCTATAATCATTTATATTTATACGATTCCAATACCGGACAAGTGAAAAATCAGATTACTTCCGGTGAATGGCCGGTACGCCAGGTTTTGGAAGTTGATGAGGAAAACCGACAAATTTATTTTACGGCAAGTGCATTAGACAAGGATCAGGACCCATATTTGGAGCAGTATTGCCGGATTAATTTTGACGGAAAGAATTTTACCCGCCTTACTTCAGAAAACGGAAACCATAAAGTAACTTTTTCGCCGGATCATAAGTATTACATCGATCAATATTCCAGGGTAGATATGGCCCCGGTTACAGTTTTAAAGAAAACCGGAAAGAAAAAACCGGTTATGGAACTGGAAAAAGCAGATATTTCATCTTTAGAAAAAATCGGCTGGAAGATGCCGGAAGTATTTACTGCCAAAGGCAGGGATGGAAAAACTGATATCTGGGGGATTATTATTAGGCCTACTAATTTTGATCCTTCAAAGAACTATCCGATTATTGAATATATTTACGCCGGCCCTCATGATTCGTTTGTTCCCAAAAATTTTCATTCCTATTACAGCACATTAAATGCTCTTGCAGAATTGGGTTTTATTGTAGTGCAGATTGATGGGATGGGAACATCTAACAGGTCAAAAGCTTTTCATGATATTTGTTGGCAGAATCTGAAAGATGCCGGATTTCCGGATCGTAAACTCTGGATCAAAGCTGCAGCAAGCAAGTATCAGTATATGAATGCAGAAAAAGTCGGGATCAGGGGAACCTCCGCAGGAGGCCAAAGTGCAGCCGGGGCATTGGTTTTTAATTCAGATTTTTATGATGTGGCAGTAGCCTCCTGTGGTTGTCATGATAACCGCATGGACAAAATCTGGTGGAATGAACAATGGATGGGCTATCCTGTAGGACCACAATATGCTGCTTCTTCAAATATCGAACATGCCTGTCAGTTACAGGGAAATTTAATGTTGATTGTAGGTGAGATAGATGATAATGTAGACCCTGCTTCGACTATGCAGTTTGCTGATGCGCTCATTAAAGCAGGAAAAGATTTTGAACTGGTTGTTCTTCCCGGAGAATCGCATACTTCAGGAGGAGAATACGGGGAGAGAAAAAGAAGAGACTTCTTTGTAAAACATTTACTCAATGTTACTCCGCCTTCCTGGGATGAAATTTATAAATAA
- a CDS encoding RagB/SusD family nutrient uptake outer membrane protein: MKMFYTKYIRTGLILLLGIIITSLNSCINLEEEVYSEITEDSFIPAEEDIIASSASAYTPLRYIMSWQGLFDLQEEPADIFVTPTRPNGWDDGGTYKRMHFHTWNETQWQPRNTWLTCFNGINNSNRVVAQIESGALPVTGEQANSVIAEMRAVRALYYSILLDTHGNVPVLTDFSDEIPQQKSRSEVYEFIISELTEVIPELSETVDQRTYGRLTKWGAYQLLARIYLNAEVYIGTAQWENCIEACNQIINSGNYTLDPSYSNIFTTENQTSPEIVFSVPYDYIYATGWNQHMKMLLPSHRDVFNMQAQPWGGSSCNPQIIDSYQEGDHRLENTWLMGDQLDADTGEVLFTLRKEMPGIYGCDATDGFRCNKYSVETGATGSLSNDFPYFRYTDVLMMKAESLLRTGNSTEAAELVSEVRMRSFDTPTDAIVTGTELEGDTTVNYGTLAEDGSIANPGDQSPVPFGRFLDELAWEFAGEARRRTDLIRFGVYQTKSWYNHEPQGIHTTLFPIGLEELNTNNNLQQNPGY, encoded by the coding sequence ATGAAAATGTTTTATACTAAATATATACGTACAGGTTTAATTCTCTTACTGGGAATCATAATAACTTCTTTAAATAGCTGTATTAATCTGGAAGAAGAAGTATATTCCGAGATAACCGAAGACTCTTTTATTCCTGCCGAAGAAGATATTATTGCATCGTCGGCTTCTGCATATACTCCTCTCAGGTATATCATGAGTTGGCAAGGATTATTCGATTTGCAGGAGGAACCAGCCGATATATTTGTAACCCCTACCAGGCCTAATGGCTGGGATGATGGGGGAACTTATAAAAGAATGCACTTTCATACCTGGAATGAAACACAATGGCAACCAAGGAATACCTGGTTAACATGCTTTAATGGTATTAATAACAGTAATCGGGTGGTAGCTCAGATAGAATCCGGGGCTTTACCTGTTACCGGGGAACAGGCAAATTCAGTGATTGCAGAAATGCGGGCAGTAAGAGCTTTATACTATTCCATTCTTCTGGATACACATGGCAACGTACCTGTTTTAACAGATTTTAGTGATGAAATCCCACAACAAAAATCAAGAAGTGAGGTCTATGAATTTATAATCTCCGAATTAACGGAAGTAATTCCTGAATTATCAGAAACAGTAGATCAACGTACTTATGGCAGGTTAACCAAATGGGGAGCTTATCAGTTGCTGGCAAGAATTTATCTGAATGCAGAAGTATACATCGGTACTGCACAATGGGAAAATTGTATTGAGGCCTGTAATCAGATTATCAATTCAGGCAACTATACCCTCGATCCCAGTTATAGTAATATTTTTACTACCGAAAATCAAACTTCCCCGGAAATTGTATTTTCTGTTCCCTATGATTATATCTATGCTACAGGATGGAACCAACATATGAAAATGCTGTTACCAAGCCACAGAGATGTTTTTAATATGCAAGCCCAGCCATGGGGAGGCTCAAGTTGTAATCCGCAAATTATTGATAGTTACCAGGAAGGAGATCACAGATTGGAAAACACCTGGTTAATGGGAGATCAGTTAGATGCCGATACCGGTGAGGTACTGTTTACACTTAGAAAAGAAATGCCAGGTATTTATGGTTGTGATGCAACAGACGGGTTCAGGTGTAATAAATACAGTGTTGAAACAGGAGCCACCGGAAGCCTGAGTAATGATTTTCCCTATTTCAGGTATACCGATGTTTTAATGATGAAAGCGGAAAGTTTGTTGCGAACCGGAAATAGCACGGAGGCAGCGGAATTGGTTTCTGAAGTAAGAATGAGATCTTTTGATACTCCAACCGATGCTATAGTAACAGGTACCGAGCTGGAAGGAGATACTACAGTTAATTACGGCACACTGGCAGAAGATGGTTCCATTGCAAATCCGGGTGACCAAAGTCCTGTTCCGTTCGGAAGGTTTTTAGATGAACTAGCCTGGGAATTTGCAGGAGAAGCAAGAAGAAGAACAGACCTTATAAGATTTGGAGTTTATCAGACAAAAAGCTGGTACAATCATGAGCCACAAGGAATACATACAACCTTATTTCCCATTGGTTTAGAAGAATTAAATACAAATAATAACCTGCAGCAAAATCCGGGATATTAA
- a CDS encoding SusC/RagA family TonB-linked outer membrane protein — translation MFKELSYCVRKKYSSGKWSLAILLFFLVSHLSFAQFQVSGTVVDEGGVPMTGVSVKEKDTQNGTATDFDGNFQLNLISENTVLIFSFIGYQTQEVSTSDKTVFNIVLKEDLQALNEVVVIGYGTQKRADVTSAVATVKSDDFIQGNINDAAQLIQGKVAGLSVSTPSGDPTEGAQIMLRGISSITGSSAPLILIDGIPGNLQTIAPEDIASIDVLKDGSATAIYGTRGTNGVIIITTKGAGLETVPTIDYNGYVTFSEIKDRMNFLNASELREKLAEGYTFNGANVEDFGANTDWLDEITRKAVSTVHNILFRGGNKTTNLTASLNYRNNEGIFMKTDNKRYTARIDVNHNMFDDKLKSNFNIIASEQEFFTGGDGYSFDPYVYRQALIRNPTEPVRNEDGTWFERDIYFYDNPVGYLEETIGENRYRNLRFTGSLSYEIIDDLIIKGLYTRKGNYNIRGFYQTKNHVSTTKNGIEGYASRGTDDYVGNYGQLTMDYEKELGDHKFTLLSGYNYEDNTDEGFYTTNRNFPTDAYTYNNIGVGQGLPLGQAGMGSYKNSDKLIAFFSRLTYNYADKYLLMASIRHEGSSRFGKDNKWGDFPGVSVGWRINKENFLSNTSWIDNLKLRAGFGVTGINAGSSYQSLSSVNYADYFLYNDNWIRELIPVRNANPDLRWEKKEEFNAGIDFSFFGGRLEGTFDYYNRTTKDALYDYQVPSPPYLYRYITANVARLKNEGVEALINFVPVQTQDFEWSGNVTYSTNRNKLLSISNDQFETTNDFFYAGYVGEPIQIESHIVKVGESIGNFFGLKSVDITEDGIWLIETPDGEIVPATEADASADRQILGNGLPKHYLSWNNTFRFKNWDLNVNMRGAFGYQILNSQRMFYENPTVSYNVLDSAFDKVYGKAVLNDVQRFVSYYLEDGDFWKIDNITLGYTFNTENIDFVQNLRLYATGLNLMTITGYKGIDPEVNRIGLAPGVDDRDKYPTTRSFTLGVNVTF, via the coding sequence ATGTTTAAAGAATTAAGCTATTGTGTGCGAAAAAAGTATAGTTCTGGTAAGTGGAGCTTGGCCATACTTTTGTTTTTTTTAGTTTCGCATTTATCCTTTGCACAGTTCCAGGTTAGCGGAACAGTTGTAGATGAGGGAGGAGTTCCAATGACGGGTGTGTCAGTAAAGGAAAAAGACACCCAGAATGGTACTGCAACCGATTTTGATGGTAACTTTCAGTTAAACCTTATTTCAGAAAATACGGTCTTGATTTTTTCCTTTATAGGATATCAAACACAGGAAGTAAGTACTTCGGATAAAACTGTATTTAATATTGTTTTAAAAGAAGATCTCCAAGCTCTGAATGAAGTAGTTGTAATTGGGTATGGTACTCAGAAAAGAGCAGATGTAACAAGCGCTGTTGCCACTGTAAAATCTGATGATTTCATCCAGGGAAATATCAATGATGCAGCTCAGTTAATTCAGGGTAAAGTTGCCGGATTATCGGTTTCAACTCCTTCAGGCGATCCAACGGAGGGGGCACAGATTATGCTACGTGGAATATCTTCAATTACCGGAAGTTCAGCTCCATTAATCCTGATTGATGGCATTCCGGGAAATTTACAAACTATTGCACCGGAGGATATAGCCTCTATTGATGTTTTAAAAGACGGGTCAGCTACAGCTATTTATGGTACAAGGGGAACAAATGGGGTAATAATTATTACCACAAAAGGTGCGGGGCTGGAGACAGTTCCTACCATAGATTATAATGGCTATGTTACCTTTTCTGAAATTAAAGATCGCATGAATTTTTTAAATGCTTCAGAATTAAGGGAGAAACTTGCGGAAGGTTACACATTCAATGGTGCCAATGTGGAAGATTTTGGAGCAAATACGGACTGGCTGGATGAAATTACCAGGAAGGCAGTAAGTACGGTTCATAATATTCTTTTTAGAGGAGGAAATAAAACAACAAACTTAACAGCTTCCTTAAATTACCGTAATAATGAGGGAATCTTCATGAAAACCGATAACAAACGATATACTGCCAGGATCGACGTAAATCATAATATGTTTGATGATAAACTAAAGTCTAATTTTAACATTATTGCAAGCGAACAGGAATTTTTTACCGGTGGTGATGGTTATAGTTTTGATCCCTATGTATACCGGCAGGCGCTGATACGAAATCCTACAGAACCGGTTAGAAATGAAGATGGAACCTGGTTTGAACGCGATATATATTTTTATGATAACCCGGTAGGCTATCTGGAAGAAACAATAGGAGAAAACCGGTACCGGAATTTAAGGTTTACAGGAAGTTTAAGCTACGAAATTATTGATGACCTTATCATAAAAGGGCTATATACCAGGAAAGGCAATTATAATATCAGGGGTTTTTATCAAACTAAAAATCATGTTTCAACTACTAAAAATGGTATAGAAGGATATGCATCCCGGGGAACAGATGATTATGTAGGGAACTATGGTCAATTAACCATGGATTATGAAAAGGAATTAGGTGATCACAAATTCACCCTTTTAAGTGGTTATAACTATGAGGATAATACAGATGAAGGCTTTTATACTACAAACCGAAATTTCCCGACCGATGCTTATACCTATAATAATATAGGAGTAGGCCAAGGCTTACCCTTGGGACAAGCCGGAATGGGGAGTTATAAAAACTCGGACAAATTAATAGCCTTTTTTTCCCGCCTGACATATAATTATGCTGATAAATATTTACTAATGGCAAGTATAAGGCATGAAGGTTCCTCCAGATTCGGAAAGGATAACAAATGGGGTGATTTTCCAGGGGTTTCGGTAGGATGGAGAATTAATAAAGAGAATTTTTTAAGCAATACTTCCTGGATAGATAATCTGAAATTAAGAGCAGGTTTTGGGGTAACAGGGATTAATGCAGGGAGTTCCTATCAGTCATTAAGTAGTGTAAACTATGCTGATTATTTTTTGTATAATGATAATTGGATAAGGGAGCTTATTCCTGTAAGAAATGCAAATCCCGACTTGCGCTGGGAGAAAAAAGAAGAATTTAACGCAGGTATAGATTTTAGCTTTTTTGGAGGAAGGCTAGAAGGAACTTTTGATTATTATAACAGAACAACCAAAGATGCACTTTATGATTACCAGGTACCCTCGCCGCCCTATTTATACAGATATATAACAGCAAACGTAGCCAGGCTTAAAAATGAAGGTGTTGAAGCATTAATAAATTTTGTGCCGGTACAAACACAGGATTTTGAATGGAGTGGAAATGTAACCTATTCTACTAACCGAAATAAATTACTTTCTATATCAAACGATCAGTTTGAAACTACAAATGATTTCTTTTATGCCGGATATGTAGGTGAGCCTATTCAGATTGAAAGTCATATAGTAAAGGTGGGAGAAAGTATCGGGAATTTTTTCGGATTAAAAAGTGTTGATATTACAGAAGATGGAATTTGGCTGATTGAAACCCCCGATGGTGAAATTGTCCCGGCAACCGAAGCTGATGCCTCCGCAGACAGGCAAATTTTAGGGAACGGTTTACCAAAGCATTATTTAAGCTGGAATAATACATTCCGATTTAAAAACTGGGATTTAAACGTGAATATGAGAGGAGCATTTGGTTACCAGATACTTAATTCACAACGAATGTTTTATGAAAACCCTACTGTTAGTTATAATGTGCTGGATTCAGCATTTGATAAAGTTTACGGAAAAGCAGTTTTAAATGATGTACAACGCTTTGTAAGCTATTACCTGGAAGATGGTGATTTCTGGAAAATAGACAATATTACTTTAGGTTACACATTTAATACCGAGAATATTGATTTTGTGCAGAATTTAAGATTATATGCTACAGGCCTTAATCTTATGACAATAACAGGATATAAAGGTATTGATCCCGAAGTTAACCGTATCGGCCTTGCTCCTGGTGTCGATGACAGGGATAAATATCCAACTACCAGATCATTTACCCTTGGAGTAAACGTAACTTTTTAA
- a CDS encoding NAD(P)/FAD-dependent oxidoreductase, with translation MKVSVIGGGIIGLCSAYYLLKEGFKVTVIDKGTITEGASFINAGYITPSHFVPIAEPGMINQGIKWMFNNSSPFYIKPRWDMDFFKWAWYFKKSSTRKKVERAIPVLKELNIKSRDLYTEMLDSLDFEFHLERKGLLMVYKTAKNQDHELKLAEKGKELGLEVSVLDKEILHKTEPKFKDDVLGGVHYECDAHSTPELFMKNLKTWLQQNGVRFILGEHVDGFETDGKIIKSLKTVSDTIEADEFLLAAGTWTFGLVKQLGLNIPIQPGKGYSINIVRQTDIKLPAILTEAKVAVTPMKGFTRFAGTMEFSGDNSHIFTNRVSAIAKAASDYYTDLSFTSQEKQSATCGLRPISPDGLPFIGKSSKFKNLNIAAGHAMMGWSLGPVTGKLITEVIGKQKTSVSLEPFKVERF, from the coding sequence ATGAAAGTTTCAGTTATCGGTGGAGGAATTATCGGATTATGTTCAGCTTATTACTTACTCAAAGAAGGTTTTAAGGTTACGGTTATTGATAAAGGAACAATTACAGAGGGAGCTTCTTTTATTAATGCCGGTTATATAACACCAAGTCATTTTGTACCCATTGCTGAGCCCGGTATGATCAATCAGGGAATAAAATGGATGTTTAATAATTCCAGTCCGTTTTACATAAAACCACGTTGGGATATGGATTTCTTCAAATGGGCGTGGTATTTTAAAAAATCTTCCACAAGGAAAAAAGTGGAAAGAGCCATACCGGTTTTAAAAGAGCTGAACATTAAAAGCCGTGATTTATATACTGAAATGTTAGACTCTCTTGATTTTGAATTTCACTTGGAGAGAAAAGGACTTTTAATGGTTTATAAAACTGCTAAAAATCAGGATCATGAACTTAAATTAGCTGAAAAGGGAAAAGAATTAGGCCTGGAAGTTTCGGTTTTAGATAAAGAAATTCTTCATAAAACAGAACCTAAATTTAAAGATGACGTATTAGGTGGAGTCCACTATGAATGTGATGCCCATAGTACCCCGGAATTATTCATGAAAAATTTGAAAACATGGCTTCAACAAAACGGGGTACGGTTTATTTTAGGAGAACATGTTGATGGTTTTGAAACAGATGGCAAAATCATTAAATCTCTTAAAACAGTTTCTGATACTATAGAAGCAGATGAATTTCTTCTGGCTGCAGGTACCTGGACTTTTGGTTTGGTCAAACAATTGGGATTAAATATACCAATTCAGCCGGGTAAAGGTTACAGCATTAACATTGTACGGCAAACTGATATTAAATTACCAGCTATTTTAACCGAAGCAAAAGTTGCTGTAACCCCTATGAAGGGGTTTACCAGATTTGCAGGTACTATGGAATTCTCCGGTGATAATTCGCATATTTTCACTAACAGGGTAAGTGCTATTGCCAAAGCAGCTTCCGATTATTACACTGATCTGTCATTTACTTCACAGGAAAAACAGTCGGCCACATGTGGATTAAGGCCTATTTCTCCTGATGGTTTGCCCTTTATAGGGAAGTCTTCAAAATTTAAGAATCTTAATATCGCTGCAGGGCATGCCATGATGGGGTGGAGTTTAGGACCTGTTACAGGGAAGCTTATTACCGAAGTTATTGGGAAGCAAAAAACTTCTGTTTCTTTAGAACCTTTTAAGGTTGAAAGGTTCTGA